A part of Methanomassiliicoccales archaeon genomic DNA contains:
- a CDS encoding pyruvate/oxaloacetate carboxyltransferase has protein sequence MVKITDTMLRDAHQSLLATRMRTEDMLPIAPVIDEIGYWSVEMWGGATFDSCLRFLKEDPWERISKLRKAMPNTHFQMLLRGQNVVGYRHYSDDIVEKFVQKAHARGIDVFRIFDALNDVRNMETAMRAAKSVGAVVEASICYTISPVHTIQGFVEMGKKLEEMGADTICIKDMAGLISPHAAFELVKGLKEETSLPIHLHSHMTSGMALTSYLKAIEAGVDIVDTAISSLSMGTSQPPTESLVAMLKGTEYDTGLDLLKLAEIAEHFAQVRKKYKDYESCGPAIDTDVLIFQIPGGMMSNFANQLREAKQEHKLHEVLEEVPRVRADLGYVPLVTPTSQIVGTQATLNVITGQRYKTCTNETKNLVRGMYGRTPAPIPAEVRKKIIGDEKPITVRPADLLPPEFEKLAAEVKDYARSEEDVLSYALFPQVALEFFKEREMREKGVDPRQLAAIAALFVAQAERRSKVKRNVAQAEADLWRLAARREAVSGGGWTW, from the coding sequence ATGGTGAAGATAACGGATACGATGCTGAGGGATGCGCACCAATCTCTCCTCGCCACGAGGATGCGCACCGAGGATATGCTGCCCATAGCGCCAGTGATAGACGAGATAGGCTATTGGAGCGTGGAGATGTGGGGAGGGGCCACCTTCGACTCCTGCCTGCGCTTCCTCAAGGAGGATCCTTGGGAACGGATATCGAAGCTGCGCAAGGCCATGCCCAATACCCATTTCCAGATGCTGCTGCGGGGACAGAACGTGGTGGGCTATCGCCATTACTCCGACGACATAGTAGAGAAGTTCGTGCAGAAGGCGCATGCTCGGGGCATCGATGTCTTCCGCATATTCGACGCCCTGAACGACGTGCGCAATATGGAGACAGCCATGAGGGCCGCGAAATCAGTGGGGGCGGTAGTGGAGGCGAGCATTTGCTATACCATAAGCCCAGTTCATACCATTCAAGGATTCGTGGAGATGGGGAAAAAGCTAGAGGAGATGGGGGCCGACACCATCTGCATCAAGGACATGGCGGGGCTGATTTCGCCACACGCCGCTTTCGAATTGGTGAAGGGGCTGAAGGAGGAAACCTCCCTTCCTATCCACCTGCATTCACACATGACCTCGGGAATGGCTTTGACCTCTTATCTGAAGGCAATAGAGGCAGGCGTGGACATAGTGGACACGGCCATATCCTCCCTGTCCATGGGCACGTCACAGCCTCCCACGGAATCACTGGTGGCCATGCTTAAGGGTACGGAGTATGACACTGGTCTGGACCTGCTCAAGCTGGCGGAGATAGCAGAGCACTTCGCCCAGGTGCGCAAGAAATACAAGGACTACGAGAGCTGCGGCCCGGCCATCGATACTGACGTGCTCATATTCCAGATACCGGGGGGCATGATGTCCAATTTCGCCAACCAGCTGCGCGAGGCCAAGCAGGAGCACAAGCTGCATGAGGTGCTGGAAGAGGTGCCAAGGGTGCGCGCCGACCTGGGGTATGTGCCATTGGTAACACCAACCTCCCAGATCGTTGGCACCCAGGCCACCTTGAATGTGATCACGGGCCAGAGATACAAGACCTGCACCAATGAGACCAAGAACCTGGTCAGGGGGATGTACGGCAGGACGCCTGCCCCCATCCCTGCCGAGGTGCGGAAGAAGATCATCGGCGATGAGAAGCCGATTACCGTCAGACCGGCGGACCTCCTCCCACCAGAGTTCGAGAAGCTGGCGGCCGAGGTGAAGGATTATGCCCGCAGTGAGGAGGATGTGCTCTCCTACGCCCTCTTCCCCCAAGTGGCGCTGGAGTTCTTCAAGGAGAGAGAGATGAGAGAGAAGGGCGTGGACCCTAGGCAGCTGGCAGCTATCGCCGCCTTGTTCGTAGCTCAGGCGGAGAGACGGAGCAAAGTGAAAAGGAACGTGGCTCAGGCAGAGGCAGACCTGTGGCGCCTAGCGGCCAGAAGAGAGGCCGTGAGCGGCGGGGGCTGGACATGGTGA
- a CDS encoding acyl-CoA carboxylase subunit beta, translated as MGAEDENKERKDIKELRELRRKSKIGGGGERIERQHKQGKMTARERIEAILDPGSFVELDPFVTHQCHDFGMERNRIHGDGVVTGYGTIEGRQVYIFAQDFTVFAGSVGKMHAMKICKVMDLAMKNGRPIIGIFDSGGARIQEGVDALAGYAEIIFRNALASGVVPQISLIMGPCASTAVFSPGIMDFNFMVKGTGQMFMVGPEVIKLVQNVETDYEELGGALVHSLKSGCAHFSCKDEGECIRKLRRLLSFLPSNNLESPPISQPKDSPDRAEEWLNQAVPLDLMKPLDVMSVIKKIVDDGDFLEVQEEYARNIIIGFARLDGMPVGIVANHPSFLAGTLDIASSTKAARFVRFCDAFNLPIITLVDAPGYLPSVEEEAGGIVRHAAKLMYAYCEATVPKITLILRKAIGPAYCVMASKHIRADITLAWPGAEIAVMSPEAAIDIVYKKELILAEDPQTKREELAAEYRRSHANPFVAAAKGYVDDVIEPRETRIKLIQALRALERKRETRPPRKHGNMPL; from the coding sequence ATGGGCGCTGAGGACGAGAACAAGGAGCGAAAGGACATCAAGGAACTTAGGGAGCTCAGGCGCAAGTCTAAGATAGGAGGGGGAGGCGAGCGCATCGAGCGGCAGCATAAGCAAGGCAAGATGACCGCGCGAGAGCGCATCGAGGCTATACTCGACCCAGGTAGCTTCGTGGAACTCGACCCTTTCGTCACCCATCAATGCCACGATTTCGGCATGGAGCGCAACCGCATCCATGGCGACGGCGTGGTGACTGGATATGGGACAATTGAGGGGCGTCAGGTGTACATCTTCGCTCAGGACTTCACCGTCTTCGCCGGGTCAGTGGGCAAGATGCATGCCATGAAGATCTGCAAGGTCATGGACCTCGCTATGAAGAATGGACGCCCCATAATCGGCATCTTCGATTCAGGAGGAGCGCGCATCCAGGAGGGCGTGGACGCTCTGGCCGGCTATGCCGAGATCATTTTCCGCAACGCTCTTGCCTCGGGCGTGGTGCCCCAGATCTCACTCATAATGGGCCCCTGCGCTTCCACTGCCGTCTTCTCGCCAGGTATCATGGATTTCAATTTCATGGTCAAGGGCACAGGCCAGATGTTCATGGTGGGACCTGAGGTAATCAAGTTGGTGCAGAACGTGGAGACGGACTATGAGGAATTGGGAGGCGCCCTGGTCCATTCCCTAAAGAGCGGCTGCGCGCATTTCTCCTGCAAGGATGAGGGAGAGTGCATACGCAAACTGCGCCGCCTTTTATCCTTCCTGCCCTCGAATAATCTCGAATCCCCGCCAATATCGCAGCCTAAGGACTCGCCCGATCGGGCGGAGGAATGGCTGAACCAGGCCGTGCCCTTGGACCTCATGAAGCCCCTTGACGTCATGTCGGTCATAAAGAAGATAGTGGACGATGGCGACTTCCTCGAAGTGCAGGAGGAATACGCTCGCAATATCATAATTGGATTCGCCCGCCTAGATGGGATGCCGGTAGGGATCGTGGCCAATCACCCCTCCTTCCTGGCGGGGACGCTGGATATCGCCTCATCCACCAAGGCCGCCAGGTTCGTGCGCTTCTGCGACGCTTTCAATCTTCCTATCATCACCCTGGTGGATGCGCCAGGATATTTGCCTTCCGTGGAGGAGGAGGCGGGAGGCATAGTGCGCCATGCCGCCAAGCTCATGTACGCGTACTGCGAGGCCACGGTGCCCAAGATCACTCTCATCCTGCGCAAGGCCATAGGGCCAGCCTATTGCGTCATGGCCTCCAAGCACATCCGCGCTGATATCACTCTGGCCTGGCCAGGGGCAGAGATAGCAGTCATGTCGCCTGAGGCCGCCATCGATATCGTCTATAAGAAGGAACTGATTTTGGCCGAGGACCCGCAGACCAAGAGGGAGGAGCTCGCGGCCGAATATCGTCGTTCCCACGCCAATCCCTTCGTCGCCGCGGCCAAGGGATATGTGGACGATGTGATAGAGCCGAGAGAGACGAGGATTAAGCTCATCCAGGCCCTTAGGGCCTTGGAAAGGAAGCGCGAGACCAGGCCGCCGCGCAAGCACGGAAATATGCCGCTCTGA
- a CDS encoding biotin/lipoyl-containing protein has translation MAPSGQKRGRERRGLDMVKIRIHLNGQVHEALVEKNGGDYRVTLGDNILVCTPKDGGVVVNKEFLALNFEGSLEEGAEIDLDGRKVMVKVEPIIEIERGESYSEEETGPSERKDETGSIVAPMPGKIVSIKVKPGDKVNTNQLLLILEAMKMENEILATEAGTVKEIKVKPGEMVEGGKTLMVIE, from the coding sequence GTGGCGCCTAGCGGCCAGAAGAGAGGCCGTGAGCGGCGGGGGCTGGACATGGTGAAGATAAGGATACATCTCAACGGTCAAGTGCATGAGGCCCTGGTGGAGAAGAATGGGGGAGACTACAGAGTGACCTTAGGGGACAATATTCTGGTCTGCACCCCTAAGGATGGGGGTGTGGTGGTGAACAAGGAATTCCTTGCCCTCAATTTCGAAGGGTCGCTGGAGGAGGGAGCTGAGATCGATCTGGATGGAAGGAAGGTGATGGTCAAGGTGGAGCCGATCATCGAGATCGAGAGGGGCGAGTCCTACTCTGAGGAGGAGACGGGGCCGAGCGAGCGCAAGGATGAGACTGGCAGCATTGTGGCTCCCATGCCAGGCAAGATCGTCTCCATCAAGGTCAAGCCTGGTGATAAGGTCAACACCAATCAGCTCCTGCTGATATTGGAGGCCATGAAGATGGAGAATGAGATATTGGCCACGGAAGCAGGGACGGTGAAAGAGATCAAAGTCAAGCCAGGGGAGATGGTGGAGGGGGGAAAGACGCTGATGGTCATCGAGTGA
- a CDS encoding ATP-binding cassette domain-containing protein: MTAIIEVRDLVKVFDGKIRAVDGISFDVEEGEIFGFLGPNGAGKSTTINILVTLLRPTSGSAKVLGMDVVKEAKKVRQVIGLVPQDLTVDDDLSGRENMMLQADLYNVDKKEAHARIDELLRLVKLEDAADRLVKTYSGGMRKRLELAEGLIHRPKVLFLDEPTLGLDIQTRATMWEHIRKLKTEHNMTVFMTTHYLEEADSLCDRIGIIDLGRLMALDSPETLKRSLGGDVIQMSVDGGLDVTPAIRSVPGVVDVRKEGSEYRVKVLKGETAMAAVLKAVIEAGGNVSSVSLQRPNMDQVFLEYTGRSLRDAEQTQGSSIGERVARSRMAQRRH, from the coding sequence ATGACTGCTATCATTGAGGTCAGGGACCTGGTAAAGGTGTTCGATGGTAAGATACGAGCTGTGGACGGCATATCCTTCGATGTAGAGGAAGGCGAGATCTTCGGCTTTCTCGGTCCCAACGGAGCGGGCAAGAGCACGACCATCAACATCCTGGTGACTCTTCTACGCCCCACCAGTGGCTCGGCGAAAGTCCTCGGCATGGATGTGGTGAAGGAGGCGAAGAAGGTGCGCCAGGTGATCGGCTTGGTGCCTCAGGACCTCACCGTGGACGATGATCTATCTGGCAGGGAGAACATGATGCTCCAGGCAGATCTTTATAATGTGGATAAGAAGGAAGCCCATGCCCGCATAGATGAGCTCCTTAGGCTGGTTAAATTGGAGGACGCAGCCGATCGCCTGGTGAAGACTTATTCCGGCGGGATGCGCAAGCGGTTAGAGCTAGCGGAAGGCCTGATACATCGGCCGAAGGTGCTTTTCCTGGACGAACCAACTTTAGGCCTGGACATTCAGACCAGAGCGACCATGTGGGAGCACATCCGGAAGCTGAAGACGGAGCATAATATGACCGTGTTCATGACCACGCATTACTTGGAGGAAGCGGACAGCCTATGTGACCGCATCGGCATAATCGACCTTGGGAGGCTCATGGCGCTGGATTCGCCCGAGACGCTGAAGCGCTCTCTAGGAGGAGACGTGATCCAGATGTCGGTGGACGGGGGGTTGGATGTGACCCCTGCCATCAGGTCCGTCCCTGGCGTGGTGGACGTGAGGAAGGAAGGTTCTGAATACCGGGTGAAGGTCCTGAAGGGTGAAACAGCTATGGCCGCGGTGCTTAAGGCGGTCATTGAAGCAGGGGGCAACGTGAGCTCCGTCTCCTTGCAAAGGCCGAATATGGATCAAGTCTTCTTGGAGTATACGGGGCGTTCGCTAAGAGACGCAGAACAAACGCAGGGCAGCAGCATCGGGGAAAGGGTGGCCCGCAGCCGCATGGCGCAGAGGAGGCATTGA
- a CDS encoding PadR family transcriptional regulator: MIGKGHVYKGNRISPSQFLMLVVLRKGPMYGYEVLKRLREEFSGLWEPQSGAVYPALKKLEEHGLLRSERKEDKDYYALSTEGEQWLKDRLASISSDVLFMARYFQVIGEAAGENAPRESRTLDPSTLPPHLAHLMAEEMDLPDRLKHLKKMRAMLSQGVAEMDKEIARLEGCLKER; this comes from the coding sequence ATGATTGGCAAGGGACACGTGTATAAGGGGAATCGCATCAGCCCTTCGCAATTCCTCATGCTGGTGGTACTGCGCAAGGGGCCCATGTACGGCTATGAGGTGCTGAAGCGCCTGCGAGAGGAATTCTCTGGCCTGTGGGAGCCGCAGAGCGGAGCGGTGTACCCGGCGCTGAAGAAGCTGGAGGAGCATGGGCTCCTGCGCTCGGAGCGTAAGGAAGACAAGGATTATTACGCCCTGTCAACGGAGGGCGAGCAGTGGTTGAAGGATAGGCTGGCGAGCATCTCCAGCGATGTGCTCTTCATGGCTCGCTATTTTCAGGTGATAGGTGAAGCGGCGGGCGAGAACGCACCCCGCGAAAGCCGAACATTGGATCCAAGCACCCTCCCACCCCACCTTGCTCACCTCATGGCTGAGGAGATGGATCTCCCGGATCGCTTGAAGCACCTGAAGAAGATGAGGGCCATGCTGTCCCAAGGAGTGGCAGAAATGGACAAGGAGATCGCGAGGCTGGAAGGATGCCTGAAGGAGAGATAA
- a CDS encoding CooT family nickel-binding protein, whose product MCESIVFLEQKGEVKEMLRDVARIVSEGHDVICTSIIGERVVLERVRFKEANFLSHGIVFERE is encoded by the coding sequence ATGTGCGAATCCATCGTCTTCCTGGAGCAGAAGGGAGAGGTAAAGGAGATGTTGAGAGACGTTGCCAGGATAGTCTCTGAGGGCCACGATGTCATATGTACCAGCATCATAGGTGAAAGGGTGGTGCTGGAACGGGTGCGCTTCAAGGAGGCAAATTTTCTCAGTCATGGCATCGTCTTCGAGAGGGAGTGA
- a CDS encoding MFS transporter, which translates to MVTEGESGFKRDERLSLKGNGIILAILAAMAMMVMFIEIMLVPALPHIAMEFREDAAWVSWVLSAYLLSGAVATLLLGRLGDIYGKKKVMMASLIIYCVGLIGCALSWSMGSLITFRAIQGLGMGVFVLAFGIIRDTFPTRLIPVAIGMISAMFSVGVSIGLLGGGFIVSQLSWRDAFYVVAPLMIVLTAMVWWRIKDVARQQEKESVDFIGAMLVSGAVLSLLLALQQGQDWGWTDSRIISLFATAAFLTMAFVFWETRKASMPLVSIDLMRVRGIAGANVAALFVGMSMFLLFQTLPFFLMSPKEIGGFGVQDAFMIGVYMFPSALAQLIFAPLAGKWSRSIGADKMLISGLLILTLGMFLISFWHEALWQVMVNVFIAGLGLGFAMVSLINVVAMSCPKRQFGVASGMNTLFRVVGGSIGPVLGSVITASFMVNYFPPGSPFPIQLPGETGYTMVFMVAGLIAFIGAMICALMRPGKGACFEEESPAVGAEA; encoded by the coding sequence ATGGTGACTGAAGGTGAATCTGGCTTCAAGAGGGATGAGAGGCTGAGCTTGAAAGGGAACGGCATAATACTCGCCATACTGGCAGCCATGGCCATGATGGTGATGTTCATAGAGATTATGCTGGTTCCTGCCTTGCCCCACATTGCCATGGAGTTCAGAGAGGATGCAGCCTGGGTATCGTGGGTGCTCTCCGCCTATCTCCTAAGCGGCGCAGTGGCCACGCTCCTTCTTGGCAGACTAGGTGATATCTATGGTAAGAAGAAGGTGATGATGGCCTCCCTGATCATATATTGTGTGGGCCTGATAGGCTGCGCCCTCTCTTGGTCCATGGGGTCCCTGATAACCTTCAGGGCCATACAGGGTTTGGGGATGGGAGTATTCGTACTGGCCTTCGGCATAATCAGGGATACTTTCCCTACACGTCTGATTCCAGTTGCAATTGGCATGATCAGTGCTATGTTCTCCGTGGGGGTGAGCATAGGTCTGCTAGGCGGCGGTTTCATCGTATCCCAGCTCTCCTGGAGGGATGCCTTCTACGTGGTGGCTCCATTGATGATCGTCCTAACGGCCATGGTCTGGTGGCGCATCAAGGATGTAGCACGGCAGCAGGAGAAAGAAAGTGTCGATTTTATAGGCGCAATGCTTGTCAGCGGTGCGGTCCTCAGCTTGCTATTGGCATTGCAACAAGGACAGGACTGGGGCTGGACGGATTCGAGGATAATAAGCCTATTCGCCACTGCCGCATTCCTGACAATGGCTTTCGTGTTTTGGGAGACCAGGAAAGCGAGCATGCCTTTGGTTTCGATAGATCTCATGCGTGTCAGAGGCATCGCCGGGGCCAATGTTGCGGCCCTCTTCGTCGGCATGTCCATGTTCCTCCTGTTCCAGACCTTGCCCTTCTTCCTCATGTCGCCGAAGGAGATCGGAGGATTCGGTGTGCAGGATGCCTTCATGATCGGCGTCTATATGTTTCCCAGCGCCCTGGCGCAGCTCATCTTCGCTCCTTTGGCGGGCAAATGGTCCAGATCGATAGGGGCAGACAAAATGCTCATCTCGGGATTGCTCATCCTTACGCTAGGAATGTTCCTGATATCCTTTTGGCACGAGGCGCTGTGGCAGGTCATGGTTAACGTGTTCATCGCAGGCCTAGGGCTAGGGTTCGCCATGGTATCGCTGATAAACGTGGTGGCTATGTCCTGCCCTAAGAGACAGTTCGGGGTGGCCTCGGGCATGAACACCTTGTTCCGGGTGGTGGGCGGGTCGATAGGACCAGTTCTGGGGTCGGTCATCACCGCCTCCTTCATGGTCAACTATTTCCCTCCTGGGAGTCCATTCCCTATTCAATTGCCGGGGGAGACAGGCTATACCATGGTCTTCATGGTCGCGGGGCTCATCGCCTTCATCGGTGCGATGATATGTGCGCTGATGCGTCCAGGGAAAGGAGCATGCTTTGAGGAAGAGTCACCGGCCGTGGGAGCGGAGGCATGA
- a CDS encoding biotin--[acetyl-CoA-carboxylase] ligase, which yields MSSWNRILRFDEVSSTNDLAKDMGKRGESEGLVVVAKRQTCGRGRMGRSWISPPGGLYVSFLLRPPGSAEDALRLTVHACVPVAKAIRQVTGLTPKLKWPNDVLIEGKKAAGILVEGVFKGGSLEMVVLGVGINVNTDVRELPPDATSLSQEKNGVIDEERMLSTLLLEIDSFYEKLKKDEVDEDEYKAMSCVLGRQIEAVVGRETFRGKALYLQRDGALIMKSDEGLVLRLAHVNETSIKVTKEEENDSKSLRKN from the coding sequence ATGTCCTCCTGGAATCGAATTTTAAGATTTGACGAGGTGTCTTCCACCAACGATTTGGCCAAGGATATGGGGAAGAGGGGAGAGAGCGAAGGGCTGGTGGTCGTAGCTAAACGACAGACCTGTGGTCGGGGCCGTATGGGTCGGAGCTGGATCTCCCCACCTGGAGGCCTCTACGTCTCCTTCCTGCTCCGCCCTCCGGGATCGGCAGAGGATGCTCTACGTCTGACGGTGCACGCCTGCGTCCCAGTGGCCAAGGCCATACGGCAAGTGACTGGTCTGACGCCCAAGCTGAAATGGCCCAACGACGTTCTGATAGAGGGAAAGAAAGCCGCGGGCATCCTGGTCGAAGGTGTCTTCAAAGGGGGAAGTCTGGAGATGGTGGTGCTGGGAGTGGGCATCAATGTGAACACCGATGTCAGAGAGCTTCCTCCCGACGCCACATCCTTATCTCAGGAGAAGAATGGAGTCATCGATGAAGAGAGAATGCTCTCCACCTTGCTCCTAGAAATCGATTCATTCTACGAAAAGCTGAAGAAGGATGAGGTGGACGAGGATGAGTATAAGGCCATGTCCTGCGTCCTGGGACGTCAAATCGAGGCCGTAGTGGGAAGAGAGACTTTCAGGGGCAAGGCGTTGTATCTCCAGCGAGATGGAGCGCTCATCATGAAGAGCGACGAGGGGTTGGTGCTTAGGCTCGCTCATGTCAACGAAACTAGCATTAAAGTTACGAAAGAAGAAGAAAACGATTCAAAATCTTTAAGAAAGAATTAA
- a CDS encoding AAA family ATPase encodes MALKIAVSGKGGVGKTTVVALLARMLAREGVKVLAVDADPSPSLAVAVGIPPLEREKMRPLSTMLDLIEERTGVRPGSGPGGMFRMNPKVSDLTETLSVEGPDKVEVLVLGTIRHAGEGCFCPESTLLRRVMDHLLLEEDEIVLMDMEAGLEHLGRGTARAVDVMLIVVEPGARALEAAASILKLAKELGIMRVAAVANKVSSSKEMEEVARRLEEMGLELLAVIPRNDHLTRADLEGMAIFDMEGIEDVKQAVSQLKQKLIKR; translated from the coding sequence ATGGCATTGAAGATCGCTGTCTCAGGAAAAGGAGGTGTGGGCAAGACCACCGTAGTGGCGCTTCTCGCCAGAATGTTAGCTAGGGAGGGTGTCAAGGTGCTAGCAGTGGACGCGGATCCTTCACCTTCGTTAGCAGTGGCAGTAGGCATACCTCCTCTAGAGAGGGAGAAGATGAGACCTCTCTCCACTATGCTAGATCTGATAGAAGAGAGGACTGGCGTTAGACCAGGCAGCGGGCCTGGAGGCATGTTTAGGATGAATCCGAAGGTGAGTGACCTCACAGAAACGCTGTCCGTCGAAGGACCGGATAAGGTGGAGGTGCTCGTCTTAGGGACTATACGCCATGCTGGTGAAGGATGCTTCTGCCCCGAGTCGACATTGCTGCGCCGCGTCATGGACCACCTGCTGTTGGAGGAGGATGAGATAGTCCTCATGGACATGGAAGCGGGCTTAGAGCACTTAGGTAGAGGGACGGCACGCGCTGTGGACGTCATGCTCATCGTGGTGGAGCCTGGTGCGAGAGCGCTAGAGGCTGCCGCCTCTATCCTGAAGCTGGCGAAGGAACTGGGCATCATGAGGGTGGCAGCAGTGGCCAATAAAGTCTCCTCGTCCAAGGAGATGGAAGAGGTAGCCCGACGGCTTGAAGAGATGGGCCTCGAGCTTTTAGCCGTAATCCCCCGCAATGACCATCTAACCAGGGCAGATCTGGAGGGGATGGCAATATTCGACATGGAAGGAATCGAGGATGTGAAGCAGGCAGTATCCCAATTAAAGCAGAAACTCATAAAAAGATGA
- a CDS encoding DUF1028 domain-containing protein, whose protein sequence is MSNRIPLHTYSIVARDSETGEMGVAVQSHWFAVGTIVTWAEAGVGAVATQALTDPSYGPNGLGLMRDGAGAPEALRTLLDRDQYSSVRQVAMVDSKGNVAAFTGKKCIPKAGHIEGQGFSVQANMMLSDEVWPAMEKRFLQWKGSLAERMMAALEAAEEAGGDIRGRQSAAMLVVRARPTGRPWEDRVVDIRVDDHKEPIVELKRLLRIHRAYQHMNMGDKALETEDMSAALKHYSLAERMFPRNLEMKFWHAVGLTNNGHFQDALPLFKKIFERDENWKELAMRIISVGMLRLEEDQVERLFDL, encoded by the coding sequence ATGTCGAATCGAATTCCACTTCATACTTATTCCATTGTAGCTAGAGATTCAGAAACTGGAGAAATGGGTGTGGCAGTGCAATCACATTGGTTCGCCGTGGGCACCATCGTCACGTGGGCCGAGGCAGGAGTGGGAGCCGTCGCTACACAAGCCCTGACAGATCCTTCCTACGGCCCCAATGGCCTAGGTTTGATGCGTGATGGAGCCGGTGCTCCAGAGGCGTTGCGCACCCTCTTGGACCGCGATCAATACAGCTCCGTGCGTCAGGTCGCCATGGTTGATTCCAAGGGGAATGTGGCGGCATTCACAGGCAAGAAATGCATTCCCAAGGCAGGGCATATCGAGGGTCAAGGATTCTCCGTCCAAGCTAACATGATGTTGAGCGATGAGGTCTGGCCTGCCATGGAGAAGCGCTTCTTGCAATGGAAAGGGTCTTTGGCCGAAAGGATGATGGCGGCCTTGGAGGCGGCTGAAGAAGCAGGAGGGGATATACGCGGCAGGCAATCCGCGGCCATGTTGGTGGTCAGAGCGCGTCCTACCGGTCGTCCATGGGAGGATCGAGTAGTGGATATACGCGTTGACGATCACAAAGAGCCGATAGTGGAGCTCAAGCGCCTCCTGCGGATTCACAGGGCGTATCAGCACATGAACATGGGGGACAAGGCGTTGGAGACCGAGGACATGTCTGCCGCCCTGAAGCATTATTCCTTGGCGGAGAGGATGTTCCCCCGCAATCTGGAGATGAAGTTCTGGCATGCTGTAGGCCTGACCAACAACGGTCATTTCCAGGACGCTCTGCCCCTATTCAAGAAAATATTCGAAAGAGATGAGAACTGGAAGGAATTGGCCATGAGGATAATCTCAGTAGGGATGCTCCGTTTGGAAGAGGATCAGGTGGAGAGGCTCTTCGATCTTTGA
- a CDS encoding ABC transporter permease: MLREMWALYVREMKHWYRIKIQIFMALIQPIVWLGLFGQSFNITNLVPPGIPGFDPALLLSGAPDYFSYLATGMLAVIALFTTMFAGMSLVWDRRFGFLTKLRVSPIPRGVVPISRMNSAVTRAVIQALIVLLIALGFAYVPGLVGLSLSPSFNVLDFLGIVAVLILLATGFACIFITVALAVENQDTLFGLINLLNLPVMFASAALLPLSLMPSWLQGVAKVNPLTWAADACRTFAFHNTNPIFPVWQEVLMLLAFASFMIGVTVVSAKRLLD; this comes from the coding sequence ATGTTGCGAGAGATGTGGGCTCTGTACGTCAGGGAGATGAAGCATTGGTATCGCATAAAAATACAGATTTTTATGGCGCTCATCCAACCTATCGTGTGGCTGGGACTCTTTGGCCAGTCCTTCAACATCACTAACCTTGTCCCTCCTGGCATTCCTGGCTTCGATCCTGCTCTGCTGCTATCAGGCGCGCCGGATTACTTCTCATATCTAGCCACGGGTATGCTGGCTGTGATCGCGCTCTTCACCACCATGTTCGCAGGTATGTCCTTGGTTTGGGACCGCAGGTTCGGCTTCCTGACCAAGCTGAGGGTGTCGCCCATCCCCCGAGGCGTGGTGCCCATATCGCGCATGAATTCGGCGGTGACCAGAGCCGTGATACAAGCGCTCATCGTGCTCTTGATCGCGTTGGGGTTCGCTTATGTTCCCGGGCTGGTGGGCTTGTCCCTCAGCCCTAGCTTCAATGTGTTGGATTTTCTAGGCATAGTGGCGGTGTTAATACTCCTAGCCACAGGCTTCGCCTGCATCTTCATCACCGTGGCACTCGCGGTCGAGAACCAGGACACCCTGTTCGGCCTCATCAACCTCCTCAATCTTCCCGTGATGTTCGCCTCCGCTGCCCTTCTCCCCCTCAGCCTGATGCCCAGCTGGCTTCAAGGCGTAGCCAAGGTGAATCCTCTGACCTGGGCTGCGGATGCGTGCAGGACATTCGCCTTCCATAATACCAACCCTATCTTCCCCGTGTGGCAAGAGGTTCTCATGCTCCTCGCCTTCGCCTCGTTCATGATCGGCGTGACGGTGGTCTCGGCCAAGAGGTTGTTGGATTGA